Below is a genomic region from Spirosoma radiotolerans.
GGTTTTTCGGGGCCAACCCAGCCACTCGACGGTATGATTCGCTTGCTGAAGCTAAGGAAAGTAACTGGCGAATCGGCCTTGCTATGTACGTTTGCCGGTCACGCAACCCTGTACGAAGATAGTATGTGGAATTACCTCAGCCGCGATTATCCCGGTTCGCTGGTAGATCGACTCGAAAAGAAATCCGCTGATTTCGCCGTATTTATGGCGGGGGCCGTTGGCAGCACCGGTCCACAGGCGCGTGGCAAAACCGACTTTCAGGAGATTCGCAATTATGCCGGCGATCTGGCGCTTCGCATCGAACGGACAGTTCCTCAAATTCAGACCAAACCCGATAGTGCGCTGGCCATGCTGACGCTTCCGCTGGGATTGCGCGAACCGCATCCACGCGTTATTGGCAACTGGCGGGTACGCCCCTGGCTCTTTTATGCCGTCTATGGCGACTACCCCTCCGATCTGAAAGCCCTGCGCATTGGAAAAACCGTACTCCTCGGTACACCCTGCGATTACTCAGGCGAGTTCGTAGCCGACTTTAAACCACTAGCTACCCAGAAAGGCGTTAACTTGATGGTCACCAGCTTCGATGGCGGCTACATTGGCTACGTAACCCCCGACCGGTATTACAATCGTACGACCTACGAAACCCGCGACATGAACTGGTTCGGCCCCTACAACGGAGCGTATTTTGAGGAAATGATAATGGGGTTGTTGAAGAAGATATAAGTGAGCGCACGATAAAAAATCGTTCCAGAAATCCTTTCTACCACCCAATGGGCTTTACCACTTCACCTACTAGCCAGGTTTATGGCTCATTTTAACGTTGACAGCCTGACCAGACGAACTTTTCATTTACCAAAACTATGCTTGTTCGATTAGCACTTATGACCGCTTTGCTTTTTGGCTTATTATCTGTCACAAGGCATGATGGGGCATCGGCAGTAATCCGGATAAATTTGCTTGGCTATCGACCCGGTAGTCCAAAAGTAGCTATCTGGGGAAGCCTGACCGGACAAACGGTAGCTACTTTTGATCTGGTTGATGAACAGACAAACCAAGTGATTCAACAGCTTTCGGCGGGGCGGGCGTTTGGTGCGTATGGTGCGTTTAAGGAAACCTATCGGCTGGATTTCTCGGCCTTTCAGAGGCCCGGCCGGTATTACCTGCGCACGGCCGACGGTGCCCGGTCTCCAGGTTTTCGCATTGGCGAGGATGTTTATGCCGGAGCGGCCGATTTTTGTTTGCGGTATATGCGCCAGCAGCGGAGCGGCTACAATCCCTTCCTGAAAGACTCCTGCCATACCCATGATGGCTATACCATGTATGGCCCCATGCCCGATAGCACCCACATCGACGCGTCGGGGGGCTGGCACGATGCCTCGGATTACTTGCAGTATGTAACAACCTCCGCCAACGCGACGTACCACCTGCTGGCTGCGGCCCGTGACTTTCCGACGGCCTTTGGCGATCAGGTTCAGACGAATGGTTTACCGGGTGCTAATGGACAACCCGATGTGCTGGATGAAGCCCGGTGGGGGCTCGACTGGTTATTGAAAATGCATCCCACCGACACGTGGTTATTTAATCAGTTGGGTGACGACCGGGATCACTCGGCGATGCGGATTCCCAGGCTGGACAGCATGTATGGCAAAGGAGCCGAGCGTCCTGTTTACTTTGCTACTGGTCAGCCGCAAGGATTATTCAAGTACAAAAACCGGGCAACGGGCACGGCCTCCACAGCCGGAAAAGTAAGCAGTGCTTTCGCACTTGGGTATCAGTTATTGCGGAATCATAAAGCTCGCTATGTCAACCAGGCATACGTCGACAAACTCCGGCAGCGGGCACAGTCTGCCTACCGGCTGGGCTTAGCAAAGCCCGGAAATTGCCAGACGGCTCCGGGGCGGGCGCCCTATTTTTATGAAGAAGATAATTATACTGATGACATGGAATTGGCCACGGTTGAGCTGCTCAATGCGACGGAGCCAACTGGCGATCAGGCCAATTTATTACGTAACACTGCTTTGGCCTTCGCCCACCGGGAGCCAGTTACTCCCTGGATGCTGAATGACACGGCGCGGCATTATCAGTGGTATCCGTTTGTCAATATTGGTCACGCGGAACTGGCGAAACAGCTACCCGCCCATACTCGAAAAACTGTTACTGATTTTTACAAATCGGGAATCGAGCTGGTTTGGCAGCGGGCTCGTAAAAATGCATTTTACCGGGGTGTTCCTTTTACCTGGTGCAGCAATAACCTGACCACATCTTTCGCCACTCAATGCTTCTGGTATCGTCAACTCACTCACGACGATCAATTTATGGCTCTGGAACAGGCCAACTTCGACTGGCTGTTTGGCTGCAATCCCTGGGGAACGAGTTTTGTCTATGGCTTGCCGGCCAATGCCGACACCCCATCAGACCCCCATTCCGCCTTTTCACACCTGAAAAACTATCCCATTGATGGCGGACTTGTGGACGGCCCTGTGCGCGGCAGCATCTACGGAAACCTGATTGGCATTACCCTGCACGAACCCGATGAATATGCTTCGTTCCAGAGTTCAGTAGCGGTCTATCACGACGACTATGGCGATTACAGCACCAACGAACCAACTATGGATGGTACGGCCTCGCTCATTTACCTCCTGGCAGCCAAACAGGCCGAAAAGCGAACGACTATTGGCAAAGCCCACAGTTCTAAAAAAGTCAATCGGCCCGTCGACAAACCAGTTGCCAAACCTGTTACTGACTCGAAATCAACGTATTTTAAAGGGGCAAAAATCAGGGGCGATACCACCGCCCGTCGATTTTCACTGGTATTCACCGGCGATGAATTTGCCGACGGCGGATCAACCATTGCCCGAACGTTGCGGAAGCATCACGTTCGGGCTTCTTTTTTTCTAACCGGACGTTTTTTGCGCAACCCTGCATTTTCTCCACTGATAAAACGACTGAGGCAGGATGGACACTACATTGGCCCTCACTCCGACCAACACCTGCTATATTGCGAC
It encodes:
- a CDS encoding neutral/alkaline non-lysosomal ceramidase N-terminal domain-containing protein is translated as MKFIRILLKVLLGLVVFILLFLAVSLAPVDETPYQQMPYYTQTKARLAQLPAPPAAKAPLRAGWAKANITPPYSTPTGGYGARRGKHWHVVADSIFARAIVLDNGGTKVAVVGLDLLITPPTVVEALKKRLPELGLRWENVYMGAIHSHNSVGGWAPGIVGQLIAGGYDEKIVTRVTDGILTAIRDAQGNMAPVEVGFGQTDASDHIYNRIGFSGPTQPLDGMIRLLKLRKVTGESALLCTFAGHATLYEDSMWNYLSRDYPGSLVDRLEKKSADFAVFMAGAVGSTGPQARGKTDFQEIRNYAGDLALRIERTVPQIQTKPDSALAMLTLPLGLREPHPRVIGNWRVRPWLFYAVYGDYPSDLKALRIGKTVLLGTPCDYSGEFVADFKPLATQKGVNLMVTSFDGGYIGYVTPDRYYNRTTYETRDMNWFGPYNGAYFEEMIMGLLKKI
- a CDS encoding glycoside hydrolase family 9 protein yields the protein MTALLFGLLSVTRHDGASAVIRINLLGYRPGSPKVAIWGSLTGQTVATFDLVDEQTNQVIQQLSAGRAFGAYGAFKETYRLDFSAFQRPGRYYLRTADGARSPGFRIGEDVYAGAADFCLRYMRQQRSGYNPFLKDSCHTHDGYTMYGPMPDSTHIDASGGWHDASDYLQYVTTSANATYHLLAAARDFPTAFGDQVQTNGLPGANGQPDVLDEARWGLDWLLKMHPTDTWLFNQLGDDRDHSAMRIPRLDSMYGKGAERPVYFATGQPQGLFKYKNRATGTASTAGKVSSAFALGYQLLRNHKARYVNQAYVDKLRQRAQSAYRLGLAKPGNCQTAPGRAPYFYEEDNYTDDMELATVELLNATEPTGDQANLLRNTALAFAHREPVTPWMLNDTARHYQWYPFVNIGHAELAKQLPAHTRKTVTDFYKSGIELVWQRARKNAFYRGVPFTWCSNNLTTSFATQCFWYRQLTHDDQFMALEQANFDWLFGCNPWGTSFVYGLPANADTPSDPHSAFSHLKNYPIDGGLVDGPVRGSIYGNLIGITLHEPDEYASFQSSVAVYHDDYGDYSTNEPTMDGTASLIYLLAAKQAEKRTTIGKAHSSKKVNRPVDKPVAKPVTDSKSTYFKGAKIRGDTTARRFSLVFTGDEFADGGSTIARTLRKHHVRASFFLTGRFLRNPAFSPLIKRLRQDGHYIGPHSDQHLLYCDWVKRDSLLVSRAQFKADLQANYEVLHHYGQAKSKSNLFLPPYEWYNDSIATWTNAEGIQLVNYTPGTLSHADYTIPTDRNYRSSATILQSIRTYEQQKPAGLNGFILLMHLGTAPARTDKLYSHLDEFLTDFQRKGYQFIRIDEL